A stretch of DNA from Mycobacterium senriense:
CGCCGCGATCGTCATCGTGGGTACCGTCGCCCTGTCGCTGGGCGCCTCGTTCGGCCTATCGGTGCTGCTCTGGCAGGACATACTCGGCATCCAGTTGTACTGGATCGTGCTGGCGCTGGCCGTCATCCTGCTACTGGCGGTGGGATCGGACTACAACTTGTTGCTCATCTCCCGGTTCAAAGAAGAAGTCCACGCCGGAATCAATACCGGCATCATTCGCGCCATCGCCGGCAGCGGATCAGTGGTCACCTCCGCCGGCCTCGTGTTCGCGGCCACCATGGCCTCCTTCGTGTTTGCCGACCTACGCGTGCTCGGTCAGATCGGGACCACCATCGCGCTGGGTCTGCTGTTCGACACCCTGATCGTGCGCGCATTCATGACACCGTCCATCGCCGCGCTGCTGGGGCGCTGGTTCTGGTGGCCGCTGCGGGTGCGACCGCGCCCGGCCAGCACGATGCTGCGTCCCTACGGACCGCGCCCCGCGGTACGCCAGCTGCTGCTCTGGGAAGACGGAGACCCAGTGGTGACCCCTGACGGCGCCGTCACCACCCAAAGATAGGAGCGACGCATGGCCTTCGGTTTGTATAGCTTTCTCACCATAGTCGTTGCGGCGCTAGGACTTACGTTTATCGGCTGCGCGTTCCTGTTCATCAGTCGGTTAGAGGCTCGAAAGCCCGCCGCGTTGGGCGAAACAGTAGGCGCTCACAAAACGGTTCTAGCGAAACTCCGTAAGCGCCAACCCATGTCGCAGGACGAGCTCGACTACGCGCGCGAAATCGTTTCTGATTGCCGCTCACCGCTCGCCCTCGCGATACCGGCCACCCTGTTTTCAATGGCATGCTTCTATGTGTTCGGCTGTCTGCAGCAACTCCACGGTGCCCCACCGTCGATTCGGACATTCATCGGGGGGCTCCCCGCGATCGGCGCCACCAACCTGACCATGCAGCTGCTCAGGGTCGCGCGGCTGAAAGGGCGGCTCCAGGAGGCGATTGCCACCGCGCGCGTCGCCCGATGTGCTGACCAAGGCGTAGCCGGCCCGCCATTCATGTCTGGCTGATGTATGCACATTCCCTAAATTCTTTCCGAGGCCGGGGGTCACGGGCAGGGCCAGGATGGGCACATGGTTGCATGGTCACCCATGAGCGACGCCGACGCAGCATCGATCCGAGCTGCGCGAAGTGACTGGATCAGCGAGCACCTCGAGACGTATTTGTCTTCGGGTGGCGCGCGGGGCCACATCATGGATGTGAGCGCCGTCGGGGGTCGCGAACTGACCACGCACTGCCTGATCAAGGTTGTGGGTCGCAAGTCGGGGCAGAGCTATGTCAGACCGTTGATCTACGGCAACGTCGGCGGCGAAATCGTGATCGTCGCTTCCAAGGGAGGCGCCGACTCGCATCCGCAGTGGTACTTGAATGTCCGACAGAGCAACACGATCGGCGTTCAGATCGCCACCCAGGCATTCGAGGCCACTTGGCGGGAGCCCGAAGGCGAGGAACGCCACGAGGCATGGGCGTACATGGCTCACCTGTACCCGCCGTACCTCACCTACCAGAGGTCGACGAGTCGTCAGATCCCGCTGGTGATGTTGGCGCCCGTGCGGGCAATCGACGTCTTCTCTGCCGAGGACTTGGGGTAGCCGTCACTCGGCGATAGCAGAGACATCACCACTTGTGATGTGATAGGACGCGATCCATTCGTCCGCGCTGTCGCAGCCTCCGGAAGCGAAGAACACAATGACCGAACCGAGATCCACCACCTGCGCGATTGCCGGGGGTGGTCCCGCCGGAATGATTCTCGGCCTGCTGCTGGCTCGGGCCGGTGTCGAGGTCACCGTATTCGAGAAGCACGCCGACTTCCTTCGTGACTTTCGCGGTGACACCGTGCACCCGGTCACCTTGCGATTGCTCGACGAACTTGGGTTGTTCTCCCGCTTCGATGGGCTGCCGCACAGCAAGTTCAAAAAGGCCGAGTTTGAAATTAATGGACGCCAAGTCACTTTCGTCGACTTCGGCCGCCTGCGCCTACCCCATCGCTATATCGCGTTGGTGCCTCAATGGGATCTCCTCGACCTGCTCGCCGAGGCCGGCAAGGACGAACCAACGTTCACCCTGCGGATGCAGACCGAGGTTACCGGGCTGCTGCGCGACGGTGACACCATCACCGGTGTGCGCTACCAGGGACCCGACGGCCCCGGAGAACTGCGCGCCGACCTCACGGTGGGTTGCGACGGCCGTACCTCGACCGTGCGCCGCGAAGCCGGGCTGGCCGCGCGCGAGTATCCAGTCCCGTTTGATGTCGGGTGGTTTCGACTCGACGCCAAGGAGGAAGTGAAATATCAACTCACACCACGCACATCGCCGACCTTGACGCTGCTGCTGATACCGCGGGAAGGCTACTTCCAGGCCGGGTGCTTCCTGCCCAAAGGCGGCGAGCAACAATTGCACGCCCGCGGAATCGACACCTTTCGTGCTGAGGTAGCCGACCTGGTCCCCGAAGCCTCGGTGCAGAACCTCACATCGTGGGACGACGTCAAAGTTCTTGACGTTCGGGTGAACCGGCTCCGTCGTTGGTACCGGGAGGGACTGCTGTGTATCGGGGACGCCGCCCACGCGATGTCTCCGGCCGGCGGAGTCGGGATCAACCTTGCGATCGCCGACGCCGTGGCCGCGGCACGACTGCTGGCCGGCCCCCTGTTGGCGCATCGGCTCACCACCCGTGATCTGGGCGGCGTCCAGCGACGCCGATACCTCCCCGCGGCCGTGACGCAGACCGTGCAGCAGGCCGCGGCGCGATTCCTGATCCCCGTCGTCCTGCGTGGCGAGGTCAAGCCGCCGCCACCCATTGTCATCAACTCTGTCGCAAGGCTTTTCGGGTGGATTCCGTCGCTGGCGGCCGTCCCCGCCTATGCCATCGGCGTCGGCTTACTCCCGGAGCATGCTCCCCAGTTCGCACGCCGGAACTGATTCACGATGGACCTGCGCCTTCAGGGACCGTCTGGCCTCTCATTCGATACGTTCGACCCACTGAGCCCGTGACGGCCCCGGCTCGAAAGGGTCGCCGAAGTACTGGGT
This window harbors:
- a CDS encoding FAD-dependent oxidoreductase, which gives rise to MTEPRSTTCAIAGGGPAGMILGLLLARAGVEVTVFEKHADFLRDFRGDTVHPVTLRLLDELGLFSRFDGLPHSKFKKAEFEINGRQVTFVDFGRLRLPHRYIALVPQWDLLDLLAEAGKDEPTFTLRMQTEVTGLLRDGDTITGVRYQGPDGPGELRADLTVGCDGRTSTVRREAGLAAREYPVPFDVGWFRLDAKEEVKYQLTPRTSPTLTLLLIPREGYFQAGCFLPKGGEQQLHARGIDTFRAEVADLVPEASVQNLTSWDDVKVLDVRVNRLRRWYREGLLCIGDAAHAMSPAGGVGINLAIADAVAAARLLAGPLLAHRLTTRDLGGVQRRRYLPAAVTQTVQQAAARFLIPVVLRGEVKPPPPIVINSVARLFGWIPSLAAVPAYAIGVGLLPEHAPQFARRN
- a CDS encoding nitroreductase/quinone reductase family protein — its product is MSDADAASIRAARSDWISEHLETYLSSGGARGHIMDVSAVGGRELTTHCLIKVVGRKSGQSYVRPLIYGNVGGEIVIVASKGGADSHPQWYLNVRQSNTIGVQIATQAFEATWREPEGEERHEAWAYMAHLYPPYLTYQRSTSRQIPLVMLAPVRAIDVFSAEDLG